The following coding sequences are from one Scomber japonicus isolate fScoJap1 chromosome 3, fScoJap1.pri, whole genome shotgun sequence window:
- the LOC128355263 gene encoding amphoterin-induced protein 1-like: MGGSLCFSRRTTEAVLRGSSFIKVLLLALLLPTLRVSGQLLGSPLDCHKTCVCASNIISCSKMNLTNVPIALPKYTSVLDLNFNSITRLRAEWTTVKLMRLHSLLLSHNGLNFLSSEAFAYVTRLRYLDLSSNSLRQLDEYIFEPLEDLEVLLLYKNHISQIDRTAFSGLACLQRLYMSYNQISRFPLELVKERSRMEALRLLDVSSNRIKTLPLSELQALPAWIKNGLYLHNNPLPCSCELHDMFARWNIKELSSATDFRSDHTCVLPGSQKEKTTIMDLDKVYLNCSEVRIKNKEAHLEQFLVLDCDTRQRDMAKSWALPGNIPVSLANKTAVKLSDGSLQIGPLQAGDSGIYTCYATSDSYNETVYVTVVVFNSTMSGGLENLKTAYTTLVACLVSIVMVLVYLYLTPCHCACCPGQGLEKNDPTDSLHSSTVSISQAHEDVGQERGEGGGKDFSYKQVSFQGPKDQLEQNGRLNPIGEEDEEWQEDKKERRRSDAESVSSVCSDTPMVV; this comes from the coding sequence ATGGGGGGGTCGCTCTGTTTTTCCCGACGTACTACTGAAGCAGTGCTCAGAGGAAGCAGCTTCATCAAAGTACTACTTCTGGCTCTGTTACTGCCAACACTTAGAGTCAGTGGGCAGTTACTGGGAAGCCCCCTGGACTGCCACAAGACTTGTGTGTGCGCCAGCAACATCATCAGCTGCTCCAAGATGAATCTAACCAATGTTCCCATAGCTCTTCCAAAGTATACATCTGTGCTGGACCTCAACTTCAACTCCATCACCAGGCTACGGGCTGAGTGGACAACTGTCAAACTCATGAGACTACACAGTCTGCTGCTCAGCCACAATGGCCTCaacttcctctcctctgaggCATTTGCGTATGTGACAAGGCTTCGTTACCTGGACCTGTCCTCCAACAGTCTCCGCCAGCTCGATGAGTACATCTTCGAGCCACTGGAGGACCTGGAGGTGCTGCTTTTGTATAAAAACCACATCTCCCAGATAGATCGCACTGCCTTCTCTGGCCTCGCCTGCCTGCAGAGGCTCTACATGAGCTACAATCAGATCTCACGCTTTCCCTTGGAGCTTGTGAAGGAGCGAAGCAGGATGGAAGCCCTTAGACTGCTGGATGTCTCCTCCAACCGAATCAAAACCCTGCCTCTCTCTGAGCTTCAAGCTCTGCCCGCCTGGATCAAAAATGGCCTGTACCTCCACAACAACCCCCTTCCCTGCAGCTGCGAGCTGCATGACATGTTTGCACGCTGGAACATAAAGGAGCTCAGCTCTGCCACCGACTTCAGGAGCGACCACACCTGTGTATTACCAGgctcacagaaagaaaaaacaacaataatggaTCTGGACAAGGTCTATTTGAACTGCAGCGAGGTCAGAATCAAGAATAAAGAAGCCCATCTGGAGCAATTCCTTGTCCTGGACTGTGACACCAGGCAGAGGGATATGGCAAAGAGCTGGGCGCTGCCAGGAAACATTCCCGTTTCCCTGGCAAACAAGACTGCTGTGAAGCTTTCTGATGGTAGCCTCCAGATTGGGCCCCTGCAGGCAGGAGACTCTGGGATCTACACCTGCTACGCCACCAGCGACTCCTACAATGAGACTGTGTATGTCACTGTTGTGGTGTTTAACTCCACCATGAGCGGCGGGCTGGAGAACCTGAAGACGGCCTACACAACTCTTGTAGCATGTCTGGTCAGTATAGTTATGGTTCTTGTCTATCTCTACCTAACACCCTGCCACTGTGCTTGTTGTCCTGGTCAGGGTCTGGAGAAAAACGACCCCACAGATAGTCTTCACTCTTCAACTGTTAGCATCTCTCAAGCACATGAGGACGTGGGGCaagaaaggggggagggtggagggaaggaCTTCTCTTACAAACAGGTCAGCTTCCAGGGACCCAAGGATCAGCTGGAGCAGAACGGAAGGTTGAACCCAATAGGTGAGGAAGACGAGGAGTGGCAGGAggacaagaaagagagaaggaggtctgATGCAGAGTCTGTAAGCTCTGTGTGCTCCGATACTCCCATGGTGGTGTAA